A genomic window from Glycine max cultivar Williams 82 chromosome 17, Glycine_max_v4.0, whole genome shotgun sequence includes:
- the LOC100804281 gene encoding uncharacterized protein: MVTDQDIAKGVESLLRHSDPNSITTVNGVVQQLEAKLGLDLSHKASFIRDQIDHLLRSQPQTFAPHPPPLHKDYFAPHTQLHFPTTHFAPHFALHDEINFLQHPHPPPPRKVETFPPQNVAPPQVPKESVQTGSKRRGGAGGLNKVCGVSPELQAVVGEPAMPRTEIVRQLWAYIKKNNLQDPGNKRKIICDDALRLVFETDCTDMFKMNQLLAKHIIPLGPTKESQAKRVKVDTEIKTESAEPAPSTVAISEALAKFLGTEGREMQQSEAIRLVWEYIKLHHLEDPLNSMVILCDAKLQELLGCESISALGIPEMLARHHLFKQSDTR; this comes from the exons atggtgACGGACCAAGATATAGCGAAAGGGGTGGAGTCCCTACTGCGTCACTCTGACCCAAACTCCATAACTACGGTAAACGGCGTCGTTCAGCAGCTGGAGGCCAAACTAGGGTTAGACCTCTCTCACAAGGCCAGTTTCATCAGAGACCAGATCGATCATCTTCTCCGGTCACAGCCACAGACATTTGCTCCTCACCCTCCTCCACTTCACAAAGACTATTTTGCCCCTCACACCCAACTGCACTTCCCAACCACCCACTTTGCTCCCCATTTTGCCCTCCATGACGAGATCAACTTCCTGCAGCACCCCCACCCTCCTCCACCGCGTAAAGTCGAGACCTTTCCTCCTCAAAATGTTGCCCCTCCTCAAGTGCCCAAAGAAAG TGTGCAAACTGGAAGCAAAAGAAGAGGTGGTGCTGGTGGTCTAAACAAAGTTTGTGGTGTTTCTCCTGAACTTCAGGCGGTTGTTGGTGAGCCGGCAATGCCAAGAACTGAA ATTGTGAGGCAGCTGTGGGCATACATAAAGAAAAACAACCTCCAAGATCCTGGTAACAAAAGAAAGATAATTTGTGATGATGCCCTGCGTTTGGTATTTGAGACAGACTGCACCGATATGTTCAAGATGAATCAGTTGCTAGCTAAACACATTATCCCACTTGGTCCTACAA AGGAGTCACAGGCTAAACGAGTGAAGGTGGATACTGAAATTAAGACTGAAAGTGCTGAACCTGCTCCATCTACCGTGGCAATATCTGAAGCGCTTGCCAAATTTTTGGGCACTGAGGGAAGAGAGATGCAACAGTCTGAAGCCATAAGACTTGTTTGGGAGTACATCAAGCTTCACCATTTGGAG GATCCTTTAAATTCAATGGTGATATTATGCGATGCAAAGCTTCAAGAGCTACTTGGATGTGAAAGCATTTCTGCTTTAGGAATACCAGAGATGTTAGCACGTCATCATCTATTTAAACAGTCTGACACCCGTTAG